A stretch of Miscanthus floridulus cultivar M001 chromosome 13, ASM1932011v1, whole genome shotgun sequence DNA encodes these proteins:
- the LOC136499988 gene encoding uncharacterized protein has product MSPEEQFGQILALLSENSKGISELKHSMSEIRLAKEEIEAWKPEVNLRVTDLEKAVNHLGDRVEKLFSDQAKSPATTGEVINPSAHPEPYSSKGGASLVSGSAHLEPSLSGATSGPIGHREEIHHRSAGFGVVYTTLDPPPVTGAMNHTKSSSDVLNYDGSVPSDWHARALLSAAMPDLPFPKFDGTNPKLWIRNCETFFEVYLVDPRLWIRYSTMHLTGSAALWFHTVQSTLKTMSWADFVATVSAKFDRDEHNQLMRQFFHIRQLTNVHEYIENFCDIVHQLLAHDPNFPSSVITNRFIDGLKREIKFVIMVHRPQDLDSASSLALLQEEALLDQHNSSHRRGDANTMYKRSYSEGARTSVIPTGSTPRYSSSLGDDKKTLDSTRSRQGDDKLSALKNYRKAKGLCFKCGEKWGPGHKCQTVSLHAMEEVCEFLTDDQSELQEQVDEENDSGEDLMEISVQAMKGTEGMRTVRLRGFLARQEVFMLVDSGSTNCFISEDLASRIQGKQALSNPVLVKVANGNLLECTHELPEQLWNIQGITFKNSFKIIPLGCYDVILGMDWLESVSPMQIHWVEKWLQFENQSRTMKILGIPPETVVGPPISNHQLDAMVKHDAILHFVQLSSMAETESSEASLPAGIQELLKQYSDLFQPILGLPPKRERDHSIPLLPGATPFRLRPYRYNPSQKDEIEKQIKEMLEKGLIRHSVSPFSSPALLVKKKTGDWRLCVDYRHLNAMTVKNKYPLPIIDELLDELHGASWFSSLDLCSGFHQIRMAEGDEHKTAFETHNGHYEYQVMPYGVSGGPATFQGIMNFVLAPFLRKFVVVFIDDVLIYSATWQEHLQHIEAVFQALQQHQLYVKLSKCSFAKQELSYLGHVISSSGVSTDPKKIQIISEWPAPQCVKDLRSFLGMAGYYRKYVKNFGLLTKPLTNLLKKDAVYVWTSETEASFQALKTALVTAPVLALPDFSKTFELETDASDKGIGAVLQQGGHPLAFVSKALGPKAQGLSTYEKEYLAILLAVDHWRSYLQHSEFIIRTDQKSLSVNKLKLKEWLLQQVVAPDVVVSQDLPDPSLHFQVPQAILDRRLHLQNNSPVPQILVQWSNLSPELSTWEDEEALKQEFPRAPAWGQAVVKGGRDVTDAKVLNKEDSEPGSEPSGSEHVQKGARSRRPNYNIYGPDWV; this is encoded by the exons ATGTCGCCTGAGGAACAATTCGGGCAGATTTTGGCCCTACTGAGCGAGAATTCGAAGGGAATATCTGAGCTGAAGCATTCGATGTCTGAGATCCGGTTGGCGAAGGAGGAGATTGAAGCCTGGAAGCCCGAGGTCAATCTCCGCGTCACCGATCTGGAGAAGGCGGTGAACCATCTGGGTGATCGGGTAGAgaagctcttctccgaccaggcCAAGTCACCAGCGACGACGGGAGAGGTCATCAACCCGTCCGCGCACCCCGAGCCCTACTCATCCAAGGGTGGGGCGAGTTTGGTGTCGGGTTCCGCTCATCTGGAACCGTCCCTGTCCGGGGCGACATCAGGGCCAATTGGCCACCGTGAAGAAATTCATCACCGGAGTGCTGGATTTGGGGTGGTTTATACCACCCTGGATCCGCCTCCGGTCACAGGTGCGATGAACCACACTAAATCTTCTTCTGATGTGTTGAATTATGATGGTTCTGTACCTAGTGACTGGCATGCGCGTGCTTTGCTTAGTGCTGCAATGCCCGATTTACCTTTCCcaaaatttgatggcacaaacccTAAGCTCTGGATTAGGAATTGTGAAACCTTCTTCGAAGTTTATCTTGTAGATCCTCGTTTATGGATTCGTTATTCCACTATGCATCTCACTGGTTCTGCAGCTCTGTGGTTCCATACAGTCCAATCCACCTTGAAAACAATGTCCTGGGCAGACTTTGTCGCTACTGTGAGTGCCAAGTTTGATAGGGATGAACATAACCAACTCATGAGGCAATTTTTCCATATTCGccaactcaccaatgtccatgagtACATAGAAAACTTCTGTGATATAGTCCACCAACTCCTGGCTCATGATCCCAATTTTCCCAGTTCTGTTATAACTAATAGGTTTATAGATGGACTTAAAAGAGAGATAAAATTTGTTATTATGGTCCATAGACCCCAAGACTTGGACTCTGCGAGTTCCTTGGCTTTGTTGCAGGAGGAAGCTCTATTGGATCAACACAACAGCAGCCACAGAAGGGGAGATGCTAATACGATGTACAAGAGATCTTACTCTGAAGGTGCGCGAACCAGTGTGATACCTACTGGCAGTACACCAAGGTATTCTTCAAGTCTCGGTGATGACAAGAAGACGCTAGACTCTACCAGAAGCAGGCAAGGGGATGATAAGTTGTCTGCTCTGAAGAACTATAGAAAGGCCAAGGGGTTATGTTTTAAATGTGGGGAAAAATGGGGTCCTGGCCACAAATGCCAGACGGTGTCTTTACATGCCATGGAAGAAGTTTGCGAGTTTCTGACAGATGATCAGTCAGAATTGCAAGAACAAGTTGATGAAGAGAATGACTCTGGGGAAGATTTAATGGAAATCTCTGTTCAGGCTATGAAAGGCACAGAAGGTATGAGGACTGTCAGACTCAGAGGTTTCTTGGCTAGACAAGAGGTTTTCATGTTAGTAGACTCTGGGAGTACCAACTGCTTCATCAGTGAAGATTTGGCCTCAAGGATTCAAGGGAAACAAGCCCTATCTAACCCTGTTTTGGTCAAGGTTGCAAATGGAAATCTCTTGGAATGCACTCATGAATTGCCAGAACAACTGTGGAATATTCAGGGCATTACTTTCAAGAACTCATTTAAAATTATACCACTTGGTTGCTATGATGTGATACTTGGAATGGACTGGCTTGAGAGTGTCAGCCCTATGCAGATCCATTGGGTTGAAAAATGGTTACAGTTTGAAAATCAGAGCAGAACAATGAAAATTTTGGGAATTCCACCTGAAACTGTTGTGGGACCCCCCATTTCCAACCATCAACTTGATGCCATGGTGAAACATGATGCAATACTACATTTTGTGCAGTTAAGTTCTATGGCAGAGACTGAATCTAGTGAAGCCTCACTGCCAGCAGGTATCCAAGAGCTACTTAAACAATACTCAGATCTCTTTCAACCAATACTGGGTTTACCTCCTAAGAGAGAGAGGGATCATTCTATACCTCTTTTGCCAGGTGCAACACCCTTTAGACTGAGGCCATATAGATACAATCCAAGTCAGAAGGATGAGATTGAAAAACAAATCAAAGAGATGCTGGAAAAGGGTCTTATCAGGCACAGTGTGAGTCCATTCTCCTCTCCAGCTCTTTTAGTGAAGAAAAAGACTGGAGACTGGCGGCTTTGTGTTGATTATAGACACCTAAATGCCATGACAGTTAAGAACAAATATCCTCTGCCCATTATAGATGAACTGTTAGATGAATTGCATGGAGCTTCTTGGTTCTCTTCCCTGGATCTTTGCTCTGGATTTCATCAGATCAgaatggctgaaggtgatgaacaTAAGACAGCCTTTGAAACACATAATGGACACTATGAATACCAAGTGATGCCCTACGGAGTGAGTGGTGGACCTGCAACATTTCAAGGGATTATGAACTTTGTTTTGGCACCATTCCTAAGGAAGTTTGTTGTGGTCTTCATAGATGATGTGTTAATCTACAGTGCAACTTGGCAAGAACATTTGCAGCACATTGAGGCTGTTTTCCAAGCTCTTCAACAACACCAGTTATATGTGAAGTTGTCTAAGTGTTCCTTTGCTAAGCAAGAATTGAGCTATCTGGGCCATGTGATTAGTTCATCAGGGGTGTCTACTGATCCAAAGAAGATACAGATTATATCCGAATGGCCTGCACCTCAATGTGTAAAGGATCTTCGAAGTTTCCTAGGAATGGCTGGGTATTACAGGAAGTATGTGAAGAATTTTGGGTTGCTGACTAAACCTTTGACCAATTTGCTGAAGAAAGATGCTGTGTATGTATGGACTTCGGAAACAGAAGCATCCTTTCAAGCACTCAAGACTGCCTTAGTAACAGCACCTGTCTTAGCACTACCAGACTTCTCTAAGACATTTGAATTAGAAACAGACGCCTCTGATAAAGGGATAGGAGCAGTGCTGCAGCAAGGAGGTCACCCTCTAGCTTTTGTTAGCAAGGCACTTGGCCCAAAGGCACAAGGTCTCTCTACTTATGAAAAGGAGTACTTGGCCATATTACTTGCAGTTGATCATTGGAGGTCATATCTTCAGCATTCTGAATTTATAATCAGGACAGACCAGAAAAGTCTG TCTGTCAACAAGCTAAAACTGAAAGAGTGGCTTCTCCAG CAAGTTGTTGCCCCTGATGTGGTGGTTAGCCAGGACCTGCCAGACCCATCTTTGCACTTTCAGGTACCTCAAGCTATTCTGGACCGCCGGCTGCATCTACAGAACAACTCTCCAGTACCACAAATCTTGGTCCAGTGGTCCAACCTTTCTCCAGAGCTCTCTACATGGGAAGACGAAGAAGCACTCAAGCAAGAGTTTCCTCGTGCACCGGCTTGGGGGCAAGCCGTTGTTAAAGGAGGGAGGGATGTCACCGACGCCAAGGTACTGAACAAGGAAGACTCTGAACCTGGGAGCGAGCCTTCTGGGAGCGAGCATGTTCAGAAGGGGGCGCGGAGCCGCAGGCCCAACTACAACATCTACGGGCCGGACTGGGTGTGA
- the LOC136499990 gene encoding cysteine-rich receptor-like protein kinase 10, with product MACGSCVTTAFQSAQQLCAFDKDATVYYDGCYLRFSNMDFLDDTTSNDNELILMNSLNVSSPVKVFDAAVRVLLNATGDYAAANSTRLFATGEEAFDATDPTIYGLTQCTPDMTPADCRRCLGDILGIMPRYLSRGRAP from the coding sequence ATGGCATGCGGGTCCTGCGTCACCACCGCCTTCCAGAGCGCGCAGCAGCTATGCGCCTTCGACAAGGACGCCACCGTCTACTACGACGGCTGCTACCTCCGCTTCTCCAACATGGACTTCCTGGACGACACCACCAGCAACGACAATGAGCTGATCCTCATGAACTCGCTAAACGTCAGCTCGCCGGTCAAGGTGTTCGACGCCGCCGTCCGCGTGCTCCTCAATGCCACCGGCGACTACGCGGCGGCGAACTCTACCAGGCTGTTCGCCACGGGGGAGGAGGCGTTCGATGCCACCGACCCCACCATCTATGGCCTCACGCAGTGCACGCCAGACATGACGCCGGCCGACTGCCGGCGATGCCTTGGCGATATACTTGGAATCATGCCGCGGTACCTGAGCCGTGGCCGTGCCCCGTGA
- the LOC136501013 gene encoding uncharacterized protein has translation MHTPLEAMNGRARRPAAARGATTRAAPRNEKAMEKEQRRPPSSKTAPVAMKASSANATPQGMKNRNQSRRDRKIALQQDVDKLTKKLRHEENVHRALERAFTRPLGALPRLPPFLPSQTLELLAEVAVLEEEVVRLEEQVVNFRQGLYREAIITSMAKNAYFPDSDRCTPARHKLTTAQVQSSELSTSTRQGSSNQDADDWPSLKRATNVKQTPRRPGRSLSQGDCPGKENQSFGSGTNSCRDSGLAPLSNVPGGCRVQVAETCAGFQSTDHKAIDGGNGNDPDKASTAANKVSEELLTCLLAIFSQKSTSSSQDDERVSPPSVSGSCGSSSDPYGVLELGWRDVGRYKQFRSVDATSFGTNISAGDASALGRRLNQKKIRALLRKLSLVYLAGLSHQQRLAFWINTYNSCMMNVSCPS, from the exons ATGCACACGCCGTTGGAGGCCATGAACGGGAGGGCGcggaggccggcggcggcgcgcggcgccACCACCAGGGCCGCCCCGAGGAACGAGAAA GCGATGGAGAAGGAGCAGAGGAGGCCACCTAGCTCGAAGACGGCGCCGGTGGCCATGAAGGCGTCCTCCGCAAATGCGACGCCGCAGGGCATGAAGAACAGAAACCAGTCTCGGAGGGACAGGAAAATTGCACTGCAGCAAGAT GTGGACAAGCTGACGAAGAAGCTGCGGCACGAGGAGAACGTCCACCGAGCTCTGGAGCGGGCGTTCACGAGGCCGCTGGGCGCTCTGCCTCGCCTCCCCCCTTTCCTGCCCTCTCAA ACATTGGAGCTTCTGGCAGAAGTCGCGGTCCTGGAGGAGGAGGTCGTCCGGCTCGAGGAGCAGGTCGTCAATTTCCGGCAAGGACTGTACCGGGAGGCCATCATCACCTCCATGGCGAAGAACGCGTACTTCCCGGACAGTGACCGGTGCACGCCGGCACGGCACAAGCTGACGACGGCCCAAGTGCAGAGTTCAGAGCTGTCCACCTCGACGCGTCAAGGCTCCTCCAATCAAGATGCTGATGATTGGCCATCTTTGAAGCGAGCCACCAATGTGAAGCAGACACCAAGAAGGCCCGGCCGTTCCCTGAGCCAAGGTGACTGTCCGGGCAAGGAGAACCAGTCGTTTGGCAGTGGCACTAACTCGTGCAGAGATTCCGGCCTGGCGCCTTTGAGTAACGTGCCAGGAGGATGCAGGGTACAAGTAGCGGAGACGTGCGCAGGTTTTCAG AGCACAGACCACAAAGCTATTGACGGCGGCAATGGCAATGATCCAGACAAGGCCTCAACGGCGGCGAACAAAGTCTCGGAGGAGCTGCTGACGTGCCTGCTGGCCATCTTCTCTCAGAAGAGCACCTCCAGCAGCCAAGACGATGAGCGGGTGTCGCCGCCGTCAGTCTCCGGTTCCTGCGGAAGCAGCTCAGACCCCTACGGTGTCCTAGAACTCGGCTGGCGAGACGTTGGCCGGTACAAGCAGTTCCGATCAGTCGACGCCACTTCGTTCGGCACAAACATTTCTGCCGGCGACGCCTCCGCCCTTGGCCGGAGATTGAA TCAAAAAAAAATCAGGGCACTGCTCCGGAAGCTCTCCTTGGTTTACCTAGCGGGCCTCTCCCACCAGCAGAGGCTGGCGTTCTGGATCAACACCTACAACTCCTGCATGATGAACGTAAGCTGTCCCTCGTAA